GGCAGAAAATATATACCGGAATCCCCCTCCGCCCGTGCCTATCTCCTCCTGCATTCGGATAACATGACCAAGATACTGAATGGCTTTTTTATTCCCAAGCCTCTCAGGCCATCTGGATATTTGATGTGCCAATTTTCTAATGCCTCCCACGCCAAATAATCCGGCTGAGGGTAAAAGCATTGTCCGTGCTATTTCCCGCATCCCTAAAACTGCAGCCAGCGGTATGTCAGCCTCTGTCACCTGTTCCTGAATGTAATACATGTGGCCCCTTGGCGCCAGCGCACCCTGTGCAAAACGTGCTTTTACAAGATCCCTGTAATCACATTTTACCGGATATTCTATAACCGGATCACTGATCAGATAAGTATCCCCCTCTTTACCGTATACGACCAGGTTGTGTGCATTAAAATGAAACCGCATGGCTGGTGGAAAATAAGGAAGCCAGTAAACCCCTGTCTGGAGTCCAACCGGATGCCCATTTAAAAGGGCACGATCCAGCTCGTCCATTGCCTTTTGCGGGGAATGGAATTTTTTCCGCTCAAGCCTTATTCCAAGTCGGGAAGCACATTTTTTTATAATACCTCCTGGGTATTTTCTATATGTAATAAGAGGAAGGTAGTTGACCCTTATAAAAGGGAAATATCCAAAAAACAAACCTCCGCCAATACCAAAGGCCATTGATTCGGATAAAGATCTCCCGTTATGAGAAAAGAGATTAGCGGTAACACCGCTTTCACAATGTGCGGCGTAATTGTGATTAAAGGAGATCTTCATTCTTTTATTTTCTTTTCTTTTTTCAGCATCTCCAATGAGGTGTATACCTTTGAGGTCTGTAATAATTCATCAACAGATGTCATAAATATAGAGGCATAACGCTCAAGCAGATCAGGCTTAAGTTTTTTAAATACAGATGGTTTTAAATGCCTTCTTACCCGCCATTTTGGTAATTTTACATATTTTGAAAGTAATGCTACATCCATCTGATTTTTTTCCATATAAAATGCAAGAACGCTCTTTTTCCCCAGGTTTATATCCATGGAAACCTGATCTATCCTTTCATAAATATATTCCCATGCCTGGATATTTGCTACATTTACCGGATCCCAACCTGTGCTTTTACCAACTATATATTTTCCGTCTTCCTCAAGTACATAACAGGCAATTCGTCTGCCATTCAGAATCTTATCATCCTGAGGGATATCTTGCATTTTCATTTTTATCTATACCAGAGAAATATCAACGAGCCTGCCATTGAGGCGTTTTTATAAAAAACAGGCATACCAATTCAGCATTTTTTATAGGGTATATATGGATTTTATCTATGTGTCAATAAAAGGTCAGGAAACCTAATGATTAATTTATTCTGAAGGAAAAGGAAAAACGAAACAAATAAATAAACAAAACCATCCACGTACTGATATGAGTCAATACGTGATGCGTTACCCATTAAAGTATACGTCAAGGGAAAAGCACCTCACCATTATAAGACAATATGCAGTTTTTCGATTGATGTCATAGCCCCGAACTACCCGGATGCATGTCGAAGCCTGCTTTTTGCGCAACATGAAGCCGATTATTGGCTTAAGTTTTATTAACGGATCTGCTTAAGTCCCACATCAGGTTCAAGGTCGTTTAAAGCGCACCTCTCTACCAGTCCTAACCACTAAGAAGCTCTATTACCTTTGATCACACCTTTGGCGTGACAGTTATTACTGCACCAGAAAATCATCGGTAAAATGACGTGTCCATTAGTTATATTCAGATCCTGTGATTGTTAGCCAGACCCTTATTAAGATCACGTCATGAGCAAATCATGTCATGAAACATTTCTCTGCTGTGTTATACTTTATATCGTACGGCTGAGGTCATCTTTTTTGGTAATTGGGCTGGATAAATGATAACAGGGTATAATATCTTTCAGAAACAGGATTACAGAACCCTTGGTTTTAATTTTACCTTTCACGGTCGTTCCGATCTCCCCGCACACCAGATTCTCATAAAAATGTCTAATGAAATTGGAATTTTTTACCGATACATAAAAAGAGGTTTAATGGAGGTTTTTAAATGGCTATTAATCCGGTAGGAACAGGCAGTTCGGCATTGGCCCTGCTGATTGCATCTGCTCAGACAGAACAATTGAAAGAGGAAAAAGATATTAAAGTGATGAAAGAGGCACTTAAGACCCAGGAAGATCTGATGACCGGTATCCTTAAGTCTCTGGGAATAGGACAGAATATTGATGTGGTTGTGTAGCTGATATTCTTTTCAAAAAATTTCCGAACTGAATAAATATTAAAGGGCGCTGAATCTCAGTCATGCGCAGTTCACAATTAAATCTGATAATAGGGGTAGACACACCCGCCTTCGCTTCTTTTATAAGGGCCATGGCGCGGCAAGCAGGTCTACCCTACTATCCCCAAAAGGTATCTATCTTAAAAAATCTATCACTATATTCAGTATCCTTCTTATGGGTTCTGCTGCGCCCCATAAAAGCTGATCACCTACAGTAAAGGCAGTGAGGTATTCAGGGCCTAACTTCATCTTCCTGATCCTGCCTACCGGCACGGTGAGTGTCCCGCTCACTGCTGCCGGTGATAGGCCGGCTAATGTAGAGGGTTTGTCATTTGGTACAACCTTTACCCAGTCATTTGCCTTTGCAATAATATCTACCAGCTCATCAATGGGCGCATCCTTTTTAAGCTTTATTGTGAGCCCCTGGCTGTGACACCTCATGGCGCTCACCCTTACACATATGCCATCAACCGGTATGGGTGTCTTTGTGCCGAGTATCTTGTTGGTCTCAGCATAACCCTTCCACTCCTCCTTGGTCTGGCCCGATTCCAATGCGGCATCAATCCAGGGTATAAGGCTTCCTGCGAGCGGGGCACCAAAGAATTCAGTCGGAAACGCCTTGCTCCTCATCTCATTTGTGATGAGCCTGTCAAGCTCAACCGCTGAAAGATCAGGGTTATTAATGGCGCCGATCGCTGCCATCTGGGCTACCAGCTCCTTCATGTTATTGGCACCGGCCCCGGATGCAGCCTGGTAGGTCATGCTTGTGATCCATTCCACAAGGTTATTTTCAAACAGACCGCCTATGGCCATAAGCATAAGGCTTACTGTGCAGTTTCCACCTATATATGACTTTATTCCCGATTTTAATCCATTATCAATTACAGCGCGGTTTACAGGGTCAAGCACTATGATGCTGTCATTTTCCATGCGCAGGCCTGATGAGGCATCTATCCAGTAGCCTTTCCACCCTCTTTTTTTCAGTTCAGGATATATCTTTTTTGTATAATCGCTGCCCTGGCAGGTGACTGCTATATCAAGAGATGCAAGTTTATCAAGATCATAGGCGTCCTGAAGCGAAGGGGTGCTCATACCTATATCAGGCCCTTTCCCGCCTATATTGGATGTAGTAAAAAATACTGCCTCATAATCATGAAAGTCTTTTTCCTGGATCATCCTTTCCATTAATACGGAGCCTACCATACCCCTCCAGCCGATAAAGCCTATTTTCAACATAATTTTTCTCCCGGGTTAATTGGTAAAATACCTGATTACAGGGGGAATACGATAAGGATATTTTAATGTTCTTTCAAGTGAAAAATTATGTTGCCTTAAAAAATACAGATTTATATTCTTTTTTATATTCAGCAAGAATAAATTAAAGAATTTTTAATTGACCTTTTATTGATATGAAATCTATAATAGCGTTTACAAAAAATGGCTTTATACCGATAATATAGACATTATTATTTTCATACCATTTCAGGTGTATTTTTTCCTGAAACAATCAGCGTAAGATAATTTTAGTTTTATAATATAACA
This genomic stretch from Desulfatiglans sp. harbors:
- a CDS encoding BtrH N-terminal domain-containing protein; the encoded protein is MKISFNHNYAAHCESGVTANLFSHNGRSLSESMAFGIGGGLFFGYFPFIRVNYLPLITYRKYPGGIIKKCASRLGIRLERKKFHSPQKAMDELDRALLNGHPVGLQTGVYWLPYFPPAMRFHFNAHNLVVYGKEGDTYLISDPVIEYPVKCDYRDLVKARFAQGALAPRGHMYYIQEQVTEADIPLAAVLGMREIARTMLLPSAGLFGVGGIRKLAHQISRWPERLGNKKAIQYLGHVIRMQEEIGTGGGGFRYIFSAFLQETAGLLGVKKLNNLSNEITLIGDRWREFALFASRICKGRDNNKNVFSNASLILIECADREERIFREIKKDASSWIKNHNERAVIHQ
- the asd gene encoding aspartate-semialdehyde dehydrogenase, coding for MLKIGFIGWRGMVGSVLMERMIQEKDFHDYEAVFFTTSNIGGKGPDIGMSTPSLQDAYDLDKLASLDIAVTCQGSDYTKKIYPELKKRGWKGYWIDASSGLRMENDSIIVLDPVNRAVIDNGLKSGIKSYIGGNCTVSLMLMAIGGLFENNLVEWITSMTYQAASGAGANNMKELVAQMAAIGAINNPDLSAVELDRLITNEMRSKAFPTEFFGAPLAGSLIPWIDAALESGQTKEEWKGYAETNKILGTKTPIPVDGICVRVSAMRCHSQGLTIKLKKDAPIDELVDIIAKANDWVKVVPNDKPSTLAGLSPAAVSGTLTVPVGRIRKMKLGPEYLTAFTVGDQLLWGAAEPIRRILNIVIDFLR